The following nucleotide sequence is from Solidesulfovibrio carbinolicus.
TCGTCGGGAGATCGCTGCTCTTGTTGGGGTTGCCCCTTTGAATTGCGACAGCGGAAAGCGTCGAGGAAAGCGTCGTGTATGGGGCGGTCGAAGTGATGTTCGATCTGTATTATATATGGCTGTCTTGTTAGCTAAAAAATACAATCCCGTCATACGTGATTTTTACAATCGTCTCAAGGAAGCCGGTAAACCACATAAGGTCGCCGCAGTTGCTTCGATGCGAAAGTTGATAACGATTTTAAATGCGATGGTGCGATCCGGGCAACCGTGGGGACAGTGCGCGCACACGGCGTAGACCCCTGATTATCGGTTGACTCCGAACACCGTTGCTCCGGCGGCCGGGGGCCTGAGGCCCCCGGACCCCCCATAGGGGGTATAAAGGACGCGACATGGCCGATATTTTGGTTGTAAATGCCCCATTTTTGCCCAAATTCTCCCGGCCCCAGCGCTCCCCGGCCGTGACCAAGAGCGGCACGCTCTATTTCCCGCTGTTTTTGGCCCAGGCCGTGGCCGTGCTCGAAGCCGACGACTTCGAGGTCGTCTTCGTGGACGCCCCGGCCGCCGGCCTGGACCTCGACGCCGTCGTGGCCCGGGCCAAGGCCGAAACGCCGTTTTTAGCCGTGCTGGACACCTCCACCCCGAGCATCGACGCCGACATCAAGGCCGCCGCCGCCCTGAAAAAAGCCCTGCCCGGACTGACCACCGTGCTGGTCGGCCCCCATGCCACGGCCCTGGCCGGCAAGGTGCTCCAGGACGGACGCGGGGCCGTGGACGCCGTGGCCCGGCGCGAGTACGAGGCCACCGTCCTGGAACTGGCCCGGCTCCTGGCCGCCGGCCCGGCCACGCCGCAGCGCCTGGCCACCGTGGACGGCCTGTCGTTTCTGGGGGCAGGGGGCGTCGTCGTCCACAACCCGGACCGGCCCTTCATCAAGGACCTCGACGCCCTGCCGCCCGTGGCCCCGGTCTACGCCCGTCACCTCGACATCCGGCACTATTTCAATCCCAACGCCAAACCGCCCATGGTCACCCTGGCCACTTCGCGCGGCTGCCCGTTTCGTTGCTCGTTTTGCCTGCATCCGCAAACGCTGACCGGCCGCACCGCCCGCTGCCGCTCCATCGACAAGGTCCTGGACGAAGTCGCCTGGTGCCTGGACCACTTCCCGGGCCTGCGCACCATCTTTTTCGAGGACGATACCCTGACCGCCGACAAGGTCCGCTGCCGGGCCTTTTGCCAGGCCATCATCCGCCGGGGGCTGGTGTTCGAGTGGACGGCCAACGCCCGGGCCGACCTGGACCCGGACCTCATGCATCTCATGCGCCGGGCTGGCTGCCGCCAGTTGTGCGTGGGCTTCGAATCGGCCGACCCGACAGCCCTTTCGGCCATGAAAAAGGGGCTGGGGGCCGAGCGCATGCGGCAGTTTCGGGCCGACGCCGCCGCCGCCGGCCTCAAGATCCATGGCTGCTTCATCTTCGGCTTCCCCGGCGACACCAGACAGTCCATCCTGGCCACCATCGACTTCGCCCTGGACCTCAATCCCGAGACCGCCCAGTTCTATCCGGTCATGGTCTATCCCGGCACCGAGGCCTACGCCGACTACGAAGCGCGAGGGTTTATCGCCGCCGGCCGCTGGCGCGACTGGCTCACCCCCGAGGGCCTGCACGGCTGCGTGGTGCGCAACGAGTCGCTGTATCCGGCCGAGATCGTGCGCCTGTGCGACCTGGCCCGCAAACGGTTCTACCTGCGGCCGCAATTTCTTATCCGCCGCGCCCTGGCCGCCCTGGCAAGCCCCGGCGAAATGGCCCGGACCCTGCGGGCCGGCCGGGTGTTTTTCAAGCATCTGCTGCGCGGCTCCAAGGTGTAAGGGGAGTGCCATGCCCCGCCTGACCGTCGTCATTCCGGCCTACAACGCCGCCGCCACCCTGGGCGACGCCTTGGACGCCCTGGCGACCCAGACCATCCCCCAGTCGGCGTTTTCCGTCATCGTGGTCGATGACGGTTCCAGCGACGCCACCGCCGCCCTGGCCCGGGCCAAGGGCGCGACCGTCATTTCCCAGCCAAACGCCGGCCCGGCCGCCGCCCGCAACGCCGGAGCCGCCGCCGCTCCGCCGGATTGCGACATCCTTGTTTTCACCGACGCCGACTGCGCCCCGGCCCCGGATTTCCTGGCCCGTCTCACCGCCCCCCTGGACGATGGGGCCGTTGCTGGCGTCCAGGGCGCCTACCGCACCCGGCAGACCTCGCTTGTCGCCCGGTTTGCCCAGATCGAGTTCGAGGACCGCTACGCCTATGTCGCCAGGCGTCCGGCCATCGACCTGGTGGCCACCTACGCCGCCGCCTACCGCCGCGCGGTGTTCGATGGGGCCGGAGGCTTCGACACGTCCTTCCGGACGGCCGACAACGAGGACACCGAGCTGTCCTACCGGCTGGCCGCGGCCGGCCACCGG
It contains:
- a CDS encoding B12-binding domain-containing radical SAM protein produces the protein MADILVVNAPFLPKFSRPQRSPAVTKSGTLYFPLFLAQAVAVLEADDFEVVFVDAPAAGLDLDAVVARAKAETPFLAVLDTSTPSIDADIKAAAALKKALPGLTTVLVGPHATALAGKVLQDGRGAVDAVARREYEATVLELARLLAAGPATPQRLATVDGLSFLGAGGVVVHNPDRPFIKDLDALPPVAPVYARHLDIRHYFNPNAKPPMVTLATSRGCPFRCSFCLHPQTLTGRTARCRSIDKVLDEVAWCLDHFPGLRTIFFEDDTLTADKVRCRAFCQAIIRRGLVFEWTANARADLDPDLMHLMRRAGCRQLCVGFESADPTALSAMKKGLGAERMRQFRADAAAAGLKIHGCFIFGFPGDTRQSILATIDFALDLNPETAQFYPVMVYPGTEAYADYEARGFIAAGRWRDWLTPEGLHGCVVRNESLYPAEIVRLCDLARKRFYLRPQFLIRRALAALASPGEMARTLRAGRVFFKHLLRGSKV